From Lolium perenne isolate Kyuss_39 chromosome 5, Kyuss_2.0, whole genome shotgun sequence, a single genomic window includes:
- the LOC127300136 gene encoding uncharacterized protein isoform X1 — METNKGSYGSSAASASNDDSTVEEEGSGHQQEDTLRGNSSSSSSVRSYVRSKNPRLRWTPELHHCFIRAIHRLGGQDRATPKLLLQLMNVRGLSIGHVKSHLQMYRSKKIGDSGQDQICAVIGHVPLPRVFNHRQMGAGTILPRFGTTTQPPWSSCHGPYWVHSRPFLGSKPCNSSAAEADAAFLLTQAQHVARASSTISELMIQHYPSRDDQHAMNHQHKRVKEGTVRNNDDIHAPLDLDLSLGIATPRSKMKKEKRSGCSWVKEDADKNVSHEEEMDEISISLSLFSPGDALRKMNSSSTVIDVSVDIKREEISMLQ, encoded by the exons ATGGAAACAAACAAGGGAAGCTATGGGAGCTCCGCCGCCTCGGCGAGCAACGATGAcagcaccgtggaggaggaaggcTCTGGCCATCAGCAGGAGGACACCCTCAGGGGGAATTCTTCGTCATCTTCGTCTGTGCGCTCCTACGTCCGTTCCAAGAACCCGCGCCTCCGCTGGACGCCGGAGCTTCACCACTGCTTCATCCGCGCCATTCATAGGCTCGGCGGCCAAGACC GTGCTACTCCGAAGCTCCTTCTTCAGTTGATGAACGTTAGAGGGCTCAGCATAGGCCATGTCAAGAGCCACCTCCAG ATGTACAGGAGCAAGAAGATTGGCGACTCAGGGCAAG ATCAAATTTGTGCAGTCATAGGCCATGTTCCCTTGCCTCGTGTCTTCAATCATCGCCAGATGGGCGCCGGCACCATATTGCCAAG GTTCGGCACTACTACACAGCCTCCATGGAGCAGCTGTCATGGACCATATTGGGTCCATAGTCGCCCATTTCTCGGATCAAAACCGTGCAATTCGTCAGCAGCTGAAgcagatgcagctttccttctgaCCCAAGCACAACATGTAGCTAGAGCTTCATCTACCATTTCAGAATTGATGATTCAACACTACCCATCTCGAGATGATCAGCATGCCATGAACCACCAACATAAACGAGTGAAGGAAGGTACGGTGCGCAACAATGATGATATCCATGCTCCTCTTGATCTCGATCTCTCCCTCGGAATCGCCACACCACGTAGCAaaatgaagaaggagaagagatcAGGCTGCAGTTGGGtgaaagaagacgctgataagaATGTTTCCCATGAAGAAGAGATGGATGAGATCAGTATATCTCTCTCCTTGTTCTCTCCTGGGGATGCTCTTCGGAAGATGAATAGTAGCAGTACAGTAATAGATGTCAGTGTGGATATTAAGAGAGAGGAAATCAGCATGCTACAATGA
- the LOC139831620 gene encoding uncharacterized protein: protein MELGLLKRLSRRELTTAVSLYADDVVIFGHPDEADLRAVRGILEVFGEASGMRTNFAKCSVSPIACTEEVAAGATAIMECQLAPFPVKYLGISLAIRRLTADAVQPMVDRIGDKLPTWKASMMPKARRLTLIRSVLAAIPLHQLMVLSLNKKALKQVYKIFRGFLWVGRKEVNGGHCHVNWDRVCRPLCYSGLGIPDLAHTAISLRTHWVWRMRTDPLRPWRGLDIQFSRSERDIFFASTVMVVGDGSSALFWEDRWLDGKSVGEVAPDLLALIPRHPRKHRTVEQALTERSWITDIMGAVSPLALWQYVQLWSRVQRVQLMDVPNKLVWRWTTDGQVFFQVLLLHPLPRVVSVRVLGVELEILGATQGEVLHLACLPRQVLDG, encoded by the coding sequence ATGGAGTTGGGCTTGCTGAAGCGCCTATCCCGTAGGGAGCTGACGACCGCGGTCTCGCTCTACGCGGATGATGTGGTGATCTTCGGTCACCCAGATGAGGCGGATCTGCGAGCGGTTCGTGGCATCCTCGAGGTTTTTGGCGAAGCCTCCGGGATGCGCACCAACTTTGCTAAATGCTCGGTATCCCCTATTGCATGCACAGAGGAGGTAGCTGCGGGTGCAACGGCTATCATGGAGTGCCAGTTGGCACCCTTCCCCGTGAAGTACTTGGGCATATCCCTTGCTATTCGGCGGCTCACGGCTGATGCAGTCCAACCGATGGTCGATCGGATTGGGGATAAGTTGCCGACGTGGAAGGCATCCATGATGCCCAAAGCGAGACGCCTCACCCTAATCCGCTCGGTGCTCGCTGCAATCCCTCTTCACCAACTTATGGTGCTTTCTCTAAACAAGAAGGCCCTTAAGCAGGTGTACAAGATTTTCCGCGGTTTCCTATGGGTGGGCAGGAAGGAGGTGAATGGTGGGCATTGCCATGTCAACTGGGACAGGGTGTGTAGGCCACTGTGTTACAGCGGTCTCGGTATCCCTGACCTCGCACACACGGCCATCAGTCTTAGGACCCATTGGGTGTGGAGGATGCGTACAGACCCCTTGCGACCTTGGCGCGGGCTCGATATACAGTTCTCTAGGAGCGAGCGTGACATCTTCTTCGCCTCCACCGTCATGGTGGTAGGTGATGGGTCCTCCGCTCTGTTCTGGGAGGATAGGTGGCTGGATGGGAAGTCAGTTGGGGAAGTAGCGCCTGACTTGTTGGCGTTGATTCCACGACATCCTAGGAAGCATCGTACGGTGGAACAGGCGCTTACCGAACGTAGTTGGATCACAGACATTATGGGAGCTGTGAGCCCTTTGGCACTCTGGCAGTACGTTCAGCTTTGGTCCAGGGTGCAGAGAGTGCAGTTGATGGATGTGCCAAACAAGCTTGTCTGGCGGTGGACGACCGATGGCCAAGTATTCTTCCAAGTCTTGCTACTACACCCTCTTCCAAGGGTCGTTAGTGTCAGGGTCTTGGGAGTTGAACTGGAAATCTTGGGCGCCACCCAAGGTGAGGTTCTTCATCTGGCTTGCTTGCCAAGACAGGTGTTGGACGGGTGA
- the LOC127300136 gene encoding uncharacterized protein isoform X2, which translates to METNKGSYGSSAASASNDDSTVEEEGSGHQQEDTLRGNSSSSSSVRSYVRSKNPRLRWTPELHHCFIRAIHRLGGQDRATPKLLLQLMNVRGLSIGHVKSHLQMYRSKKIGDSGQVIGHVPLPRVFNHRQMGAGTILPRFGTTTQPPWSSCHGPYWVHSRPFLGSKPCNSSAAEADAAFLLTQAQHVARASSTISELMIQHYPSRDDQHAMNHQHKRVKEGTVRNNDDIHAPLDLDLSLGIATPRSKMKKEKRSGCSWVKEDADKNVSHEEEMDEISISLSLFSPGDALRKMNSSSTVIDVSVDIKREEISMLQ; encoded by the exons ATGGAAACAAACAAGGGAAGCTATGGGAGCTCCGCCGCCTCGGCGAGCAACGATGAcagcaccgtggaggaggaaggcTCTGGCCATCAGCAGGAGGACACCCTCAGGGGGAATTCTTCGTCATCTTCGTCTGTGCGCTCCTACGTCCGTTCCAAGAACCCGCGCCTCCGCTGGACGCCGGAGCTTCACCACTGCTTCATCCGCGCCATTCATAGGCTCGGCGGCCAAGACC GTGCTACTCCGAAGCTCCTTCTTCAGTTGATGAACGTTAGAGGGCTCAGCATAGGCCATGTCAAGAGCCACCTCCAG ATGTACAGGAGCAAGAAGATTGGCGACTCAGGGCAAG TCATAGGCCATGTTCCCTTGCCTCGTGTCTTCAATCATCGCCAGATGGGCGCCGGCACCATATTGCCAAG GTTCGGCACTACTACACAGCCTCCATGGAGCAGCTGTCATGGACCATATTGGGTCCATAGTCGCCCATTTCTCGGATCAAAACCGTGCAATTCGTCAGCAGCTGAAgcagatgcagctttccttctgaCCCAAGCACAACATGTAGCTAGAGCTTCATCTACCATTTCAGAATTGATGATTCAACACTACCCATCTCGAGATGATCAGCATGCCATGAACCACCAACATAAACGAGTGAAGGAAGGTACGGTGCGCAACAATGATGATATCCATGCTCCTCTTGATCTCGATCTCTCCCTCGGAATCGCCACACCACGTAGCAaaatgaagaaggagaagagatcAGGCTGCAGTTGGGtgaaagaagacgctgataagaATGTTTCCCATGAAGAAGAGATGGATGAGATCAGTATATCTCTCTCCTTGTTCTCTCCTGGGGATGCTCTTCGGAAGATGAATAGTAGCAGTACAGTAATAGATGTCAGTGTGGATATTAAGAGAGAGGAAATCAGCATGCTACAATGA